In Microbacterium esteraromaticum, the following proteins share a genomic window:
- a CDS encoding HAD-IIB family hydrolase, whose product MTHPRLVAFDLDDTLAPSKGEIDDRIAGLLHELLRRVDVAIISGGNEQQFRTQVIARLADIGIAEQSRLHLLPTCGTRYLRHDGEAFATVYAHDLSDDEKSAAIAALREEAERLGLWETEPWGDILEDRGSQITFSALGQRAPRDAKHAWDPTGARREALRDAVAPRLPGLEVRSGGSTSIDITRAGIDKAYGMQKLVEHTGIGLDEMLFYGDRLDEGGNDYPVRAIGVLSVQVEGWQDTAEKLDALIATLPAPIAR is encoded by the coding sequence ATGACGCATCCTCGACTGGTCGCCTTCGACCTCGACGACACCCTGGCGCCCTCGAAGGGCGAGATCGACGACCGCATCGCCGGCCTGCTGCACGAACTGCTGCGCCGGGTTGACGTGGCGATCATCTCCGGCGGCAACGAACAGCAGTTCCGCACCCAGGTGATCGCACGTCTCGCCGACATCGGAATCGCCGAGCAGTCGCGTCTGCACCTGCTGCCCACGTGCGGCACGCGCTACCTGCGCCATGACGGCGAGGCGTTCGCCACCGTGTACGCGCACGATCTGAGCGACGACGAGAAGTCGGCGGCCATCGCCGCGCTTCGGGAAGAGGCCGAGCGTCTGGGCCTCTGGGAGACCGAGCCGTGGGGCGACATTCTCGAGGACCGCGGCTCGCAGATCACCTTCTCGGCGCTGGGCCAGCGCGCACCCCGCGACGCGAAGCACGCATGGGATCCCACCGGCGCCCGCCGCGAAGCGCTGCGCGATGCGGTCGCTCCTCGTCTTCCTGGCCTGGAGGTGCGCTCCGGCGGATCGACGTCGATCGACATCACCCGCGCCGGCATCGACAAGGCGTACGGCATGCAGAAGCTGGTCGAGCACACGGGTATCGGGCTCGACGAGATGCTGTTCTACGGAGACCGTCTCGACGAGGGCGGCAACGACTACCCGGTGCGGGCGATCGGCGTGCTCTCGGTGCAAGTGGAGGGCTGGCAGGACACCGCCGAGAAGCTGGATGCCCTGATCGCCACCCTTCCCGCACCCATCGCGCGCTGA
- a CDS encoding transglycosylase domain-containing protein: MPQTKRTLKGVLGGLLGLVGLSAVAGVLVTAAVTPAIAVAGVTGSQALTIFDNLPNSLTPGAPMEPTTIYANGTDGKPFQLAKFYDQNRVPVSFDQVSPLLYDAILSSEDKSFYEHGGVNLGATVKAVVDNVRGTSSRGASTISQQFVKNVLIQECEWDVKPTLKNGEANPEYANQLQACWTEATEAKGADGIERKLQEMRYAIQIEKDFSKNDILLGYLNVANFGGQTYGIEAAANRYFGTTAKNLTLGQAATLAGIVQNPNRFRIDRAEGTNSKADGYADTKVRRNYVLNRMLQNGQITEAQYKEASEAPIVANIKSTAQGCSAAGAQAYFCQYVRAVIENDEAFGKTQSERQETLRRGGLKIYTSLDMRIQQPGVDAMNELAPTFVPEATYAASGVTIEATTGRVLAIVQNTKFNETSKAAAGETSLVYAADQDHNGSGGFGPGSSYKLFTLLDWLEKGHSVNENLNGAVRNGGSYKLTTCGKQSTVAAKNAGGNFRKNRGFAGTPMSFTAQSLNTGYYAMAEKLDLCDINKMAERLGVHEGDMGSVTSSNGLFESTLGSKSIAPLQMASAYATVANQGKFCQPRVIDKVVNTAGEEMPVPKSTCTQVIPPEVAATAAHALQGVMSATGRDARLGDGVPLIGKTGTNESTGTAMATASTKTATFIFSGFDKDMTADSIPFEKRKRIERTYGPSGMQLSQIRFPLSRAMQGAANAVYGGDRFPQPDRDLTRRVMKDLPDVVGKSIDEATGILREAGFSVQVGDPVDSEIGQGLVAEQNPGAGRAPAGATVTLRPSSGKKPGAAAPEAEGTVPNVTGAKYNQAKAALEKLGFGVSEDGCNGGSTVSGQDPAADTKAPAGTEVALSCGDDG; the protein is encoded by the coding sequence ATGCCTCAAACGAAACGCACGCTGAAGGGTGTGCTCGGCGGTCTGCTGGGCCTGGTGGGTCTCAGCGCAGTCGCCGGCGTCCTGGTGACCGCAGCCGTCACGCCCGCCATCGCGGTCGCCGGAGTGACGGGATCGCAGGCGCTCACGATCTTCGACAACCTTCCGAACAGCCTCACGCCCGGGGCCCCGATGGAGCCGACGACGATCTACGCCAACGGCACCGACGGCAAGCCGTTCCAGCTCGCGAAGTTCTACGACCAGAACCGCGTGCCGGTGTCGTTCGACCAGGTGTCACCGCTGCTGTACGACGCGATCCTCTCCAGTGAGGACAAGAGCTTCTACGAGCACGGCGGCGTCAACCTCGGCGCGACCGTGAAGGCGGTCGTCGACAACGTGCGGGGCACGTCGTCGCGAGGCGCCTCGACGATCAGCCAGCAGTTCGTCAAGAACGTGCTGATCCAGGAGTGCGAGTGGGACGTCAAGCCCACGCTCAAGAACGGCGAGGCGAACCCCGAGTACGCCAACCAGCTGCAGGCGTGCTGGACCGAGGCGACCGAGGCCAAGGGCGCCGACGGCATCGAGCGCAAGCTGCAGGAGATGCGCTACGCGATCCAGATCGAGAAGGACTTCTCGAAGAACGACATCCTGCTCGGCTACCTCAACGTCGCGAACTTCGGCGGTCAGACCTACGGCATCGAGGCCGCGGCGAACCGCTACTTCGGCACGACCGCGAAGAACCTCACGCTCGGACAGGCTGCCACCCTCGCCGGCATCGTGCAGAACCCGAACCGGTTCCGCATCGATCGCGCGGAGGGCACCAACTCCAAGGCCGACGGATACGCCGACACCAAGGTGCGCCGCAACTACGTGCTGAACCGCATGCTCCAGAACGGTCAGATCACCGAGGCCCAGTACAAGGAGGCTTCGGAAGCGCCGATCGTCGCGAACATCAAGTCGACCGCCCAGGGATGCTCGGCGGCGGGCGCTCAGGCGTACTTCTGCCAGTACGTGCGCGCGGTGATCGAGAACGACGAGGCGTTCGGCAAGACCCAGAGCGAGCGACAGGAGACGCTGCGCCGCGGCGGCCTGAAGATCTACACCTCGCTCGACATGCGCATCCAGCAGCCCGGCGTCGACGCGATGAACGAGCTCGCGCCGACCTTCGTTCCCGAGGCCACCTACGCCGCGAGCGGCGTCACGATCGAGGCGACCACCGGACGCGTTCTCGCGATCGTGCAGAACACGAAGTTCAACGAGACCTCGAAGGCCGCCGCCGGCGAGACCAGCCTCGTGTACGCCGCAGACCAGGACCACAACGGCTCCGGAGGCTTCGGTCCCGGCTCGTCGTACAAGCTGTTCACCCTGCTCGACTGGCTCGAGAAGGGGCACTCGGTGAACGAGAACCTCAACGGCGCCGTGCGCAACGGCGGCTCCTACAAGCTCACGACGTGCGGCAAGCAGTCGACCGTCGCGGCCAAGAACGCCGGAGGAAACTTCCGGAAGAACCGGGGCTTCGCCGGCACTCCCATGAGCTTCACGGCCCAGTCGCTGAACACGGGCTACTACGCCATGGCCGAGAAGCTCGACCTCTGCGACATCAACAAGATGGCCGAGCGACTCGGCGTGCACGAGGGCGACATGGGGTCGGTGACCTCCAGCAACGGCCTCTTCGAGTCGACGCTCGGCTCCAAGTCGATCGCGCCGCTCCAGATGGCCAGCGCGTACGCCACCGTCGCCAACCAGGGCAAGTTCTGCCAGCCGCGGGTCATCGACAAGGTCGTGAACACGGCGGGCGAGGAGATGCCCGTGCCGAAGTCGACGTGCACCCAGGTGATTCCCCCCGAGGTCGCGGCGACCGCTGCGCACGCCCTGCAGGGCGTCATGAGCGCGACGGGACGGGATGCCCGTCTGGGCGACGGCGTGCCGCTGATCGGCAAGACGGGAACCAACGAGTCGACGGGCACCGCGATGGCGACCGCCTCGACGAAGACCGCCACGTTCATCTTCTCGGGTTTCGACAAGGACATGACGGCGGACTCGATCCCGTTCGAGAAGCGCAAGCGCATCGAGCGCACCTACGGGCCGAGCGGCATGCAGCTCAGCCAGATCCGCTTCCCCCTCTCCCGCGCCATGCAGGGTGCGGCGAACGCGGTGTACGGTGGCGACCGCTTCCCCCAGCCCGACCGTGACCTCACCCGTCGCGTGATGAAGGATCTGCCGGACGTCGTCGGTAAGTCGATCGACGAGGCGACGGGCATCCTCCGTGAGGCCGGCTTCTCGGTGCAGGTGGGCGATCCCGTCGACAGCGAGATCGGTCAGGGCCTGGTCGCCGAGCAGAACCCGGGCGCCGGGCGCGCGCCGGCGGGGGCGACGGTGACGCTCCGCCCGAGCAGCGGGAAGAAGCCGGGTGCTGCAGCGCCCGAGGCAGAAGGCACTGTTCCGAACGTGACGGGTGCGAAGTACAACCAGGCGAAGGCCGCGCTCGAGAAGCTCGGCTTCGGTGTCTCGGAAGACGGCTGCAACGGCGGCTCCACGGTCAGCGGACAGGATCCTGCTGCGGACACGAAGGCGCCCGCTGGCACCGAAGTCGCCCTCAGCTGCGGAGACGACGGTTGA
- a CDS encoding metallophosphoesterase, which produces MTQRQAAHPALIALGAVGAVGVGAAVWGVGIERQLFTVREATTAALAPGSASLRVLHISDAHMAPWQHRKQRWLASLAALGPDLVVNTGDNLGHRDGLAGIRRALSPFEGIPGVFVHGSNDVHAPSARNPLKYFRGPSETPPEGGPGGLDTQAMDAFFTDELGWRSLNNTAFRTAVRGNDLEFIGVDDPHREWDDFETLRADISSLGAARMKSSRIAVAHAPYRRVLDGFIDLGADALFAGHTHGGQVCLPGFGALVANCDIPLKQAKGLSTWSHSGRTVPLNVSAGCGHSIYAPVRFACRPEATLLTLTARSA; this is translated from the coding sequence TTGACCCAGCGCCAGGCCGCGCATCCGGCCCTCATCGCGCTCGGCGCGGTGGGGGCCGTCGGCGTCGGCGCTGCCGTCTGGGGAGTGGGCATCGAGCGCCAGCTGTTCACCGTGCGCGAGGCGACGACGGCGGCCCTCGCACCCGGCAGCGCTTCGCTGCGTGTGCTGCACATCTCCGACGCCCACATGGCACCGTGGCAGCACCGCAAGCAGCGCTGGCTTGCGTCTCTTGCTGCGCTCGGGCCCGACCTCGTGGTGAACACGGGCGACAACCTCGGACACCGCGACGGACTCGCCGGCATCCGCCGCGCCCTCTCCCCCTTCGAGGGCATACCAGGAGTCTTCGTGCACGGCTCGAACGACGTGCATGCCCCGTCCGCCCGCAATCCGCTCAAGTACTTCCGCGGACCGTCGGAGACTCCGCCCGAGGGCGGTCCCGGCGGACTGGACACCCAGGCGATGGATGCCTTCTTCACCGACGAACTCGGCTGGCGCAGCCTCAACAACACGGCATTCCGCACGGCTGTCCGCGGCAACGATCTGGAATTCATCGGCGTCGACGATCCGCACCGCGAATGGGATGACTTCGAGACGCTGCGAGCGGACATCTCCTCCCTCGGAGCGGCACGCATGAAGTCGTCGAGGATCGCGGTCGCGCACGCTCCCTACCGGCGGGTTCTCGACGGCTTCATCGACCTCGGAGCCGACGCCCTGTTCGCCGGTCACACGCACGGCGGACAGGTGTGCCTGCCCGGCTTCGGGGCGCTGGTTGCCAACTGCGACATCCCGCTGAAGCAGGCGAAGGGTCTGAGCACCTGGTCGCACAGCGGCCGCACGGTGCCGCTGAACGTGAGCGCGGGTTGCGGTCATTCGATCTACGCGCCGGTGCGCTTCGCCTGCCGGCCCGAGGCGACCCTCCTCACGCTCACGGCCCGCTCCGCCTGA
- a CDS encoding VanZ family protein, translating into MTTSPITRPGTRRSSAPVLAFAAVLGLPYVIGILVLTLTPRGFQSRMPEVLDLVLGFAHHTLGWDWLGFTKLELIANVLVFAPIGVLAFMLLRTRPIILALLVGPLLSFGVELVQATLLPHRVASLVDVAANSLGATAGVVLAWSVATLARALSRRQ; encoded by the coding sequence ATGACCACATCCCCGATCACCCGCCCAGGAACCCGACGCTCGTCGGCGCCGGTTCTCGCGTTCGCCGCGGTGCTCGGTCTGCCATATGTGATCGGCATCCTGGTGCTGACCCTTACGCCGCGCGGTTTCCAGAGCCGCATGCCCGAGGTGCTCGACCTCGTGCTCGGCTTCGCCCACCACACTCTCGGCTGGGATTGGCTCGGCTTCACAAAGCTCGAGCTGATCGCCAACGTGCTGGTGTTCGCGCCGATCGGAGTGCTCGCGTTCATGCTGCTTCGCACCAGGCCGATCATCCTCGCGCTGCTCGTCGGACCCCTGCTGTCCTTCGGCGTCGAGCTGGTGCAGGCCACCCTGCTGCCCCATCGTGTGGCCTCGCTGGTCGACGTGGCCGCGAACTCGCTGGGGGCTACGGCAGGGGTCGTGCTGGCCTGGTCGGTAGCCACGCTGGCGCGAGCTCTCAGCCGACGGCAATAG